In the genome of Thermoplasmata archaeon, one region contains:
- the nuoL gene encoding NADH-quinone oxidoreductase subunit L: MISEFTWLVPFIPMMCFLIIGIIGKKTPEKGGYIAIAGALLSFLIALAISFEYLGSDEFANGQAIESSIRWFDIGGYTINLGYYVDGLTCVMMLFSSFISTLIFIYSLGYMHDQGERKNRYYAEVSLFLTGMLGLIVSSNFLELFIFWEVMGLCSYLLIGFWSFRHDLGDAASANAASAAKKAFLVTRMGDVCLMGGLFILLNLFHSLDYASMFESAEAVAAANPGLMTLGLCLVFGGVIGKSAQFPLHDWLPDAMAGPTTVSSLIHAATMVKAGVYLVARAFPLYVQDADVMLFVAIIGGLTAFIAATMALNNMNIKKVLAYSTVSQLGYMILSLGAGGYLWALGYEELGALGFFAGCFHMVNHAFFKALLFMGSGSVIHGCGTEDMRLMGGLFKKMKITATTMLFGCLSIAGIPIFSGFWSKDLVIDTAMNAFNNGIDTAAIWFLILWLLAVITAFMTAFYMFRMWFMTFMGEPRENAQHCHGESPKTMTMPLVILAVFALISGLFMFCGITDMLAFEGEAIDGIEHGIELFTNPFTYLTIILAAVGIGIAYMMYVKKTINPGKFNKEGESWLYKALTKRWWFPDLYNQISWKFGYGVAKGVNYVDRQIVDGTVNGLSSAVVGGGDVMSKVQTGHVQDYSSIVLIGVSFFSVLIVVVYALLGGF; the protein is encoded by the coding sequence ATGATCTCAGAATTCACCTGGCTCGTCCCCTTCATCCCTATGATGTGTTTCCTTATCATAGGTATAATAGGAAAGAAGACGCCTGAGAAGGGCGGATACATCGCGATCGCCGGAGCACTCCTGTCGTTCCTGATCGCACTCGCTATCTCGTTCGAGTACCTTGGCAGCGATGAGTTCGCAAACGGCCAGGCGATCGAGAGCTCTATCCGCTGGTTCGACATCGGCGGCTACACAATCAACCTCGGATACTACGTCGACGGACTGACATGCGTAATGATGCTGTTCTCGTCCTTCATCTCGACACTGATCTTCATCTACTCTCTCGGCTACATGCACGACCAGGGTGAGAGGAAGAACAGGTACTATGCCGAGGTCTCGCTCTTCTTGACCGGTATGCTCGGACTCATCGTCTCGAGCAACTTCCTGGAGCTCTTCATCTTCTGGGAGGTCATGGGACTTTGTTCCTACCTGCTCATCGGATTCTGGTCCTTCAGGCACGATCTCGGAGATGCCGCATCCGCCAACGCTGCTTCCGCAGCAAAGAAGGCTTTCCTCGTCACCCGTATGGGAGACGTGTGCCTCATGGGTGGACTGTTCATCCTCCTCAACCTGTTCCACAGCCTGGACTATGCTTCAATGTTCGAGTCCGCAGAGGCAGTGGCAGCAGCCAACCCCGGTCTCATGACCCTTGGTCTCTGTCTCGTATTCGGCGGAGTCATCGGTAAGAGCGCCCAGTTCCCCCTGCACGACTGGCTCCCGGATGCGATGGCCGGACCTACAACGGTCTCCTCGCTGATCCACGCCGCAACTATGGTTAAGGCCGGAGTCTACCTCGTCGCAAGGGCGTTCCCCCTGTACGTACAGGACGCCGATGTCATGCTCTTCGTGGCAATCATCGGAGGTCTCACAGCGTTCATCGCAGCTACGATGGCGCTCAACAACATGAACATCAAGAAGGTCCTGGCCTACTCCACCGTCTCCCAGCTCGGATACATGATTCTCTCGCTCGGAGCAGGAGGATACCTTTGGGCACTCGGTTACGAGGAGCTCGGAGCACTCGGATTCTTCGCAGGATGTTTCCACATGGTCAACCACGCTTTCTTCAAGGCCCTTCTGTTCATGGGCTCCGGTTCCGTCATCCACGGATGCGGAACAGAGGACATGAGGCTCATGGGAGGACTCTTCAAGAAGATGAAGATCACAGCAACAACCATGCTCTTCGGATGTCTGTCCATCGCAGGAATCCCTATCTTCAGCGGATTCTGGTCCAAGGATCTTGTCATAGACACTGCAATGAACGCATTCAACAACGGAATAGACACAGCGGCCATTTGGTTCCTTATCCTCTGGCTGCTCGCAGTCATCACAGCATTCATGACAGCATTCTACATGTTCCGCATGTGGTTCATGACCTTCATGGGCGAGCCCCGCGAGAATGCACAGCACTGCCACGGCGAGTCTCCCAAGACCATGACCATGCCCTTGGTCATCCTGGCCGTCTTCGCTCTCATCAGCGGACTCTTCATGTTCTGCGGAATCACCGACATGCTTGCCTTCGAGGGAGAGGCGATCGATGGAATCGAGCACGGAATCGAGCTCTTCACCAACCCGTTCACCTACCTCACCATCATCCTGGCCGCCGTCGGTATCGGAATCGCATACATGATGTACGTGAAGAAGACCATCAACCCTGGAAAGTTCAACAAGGAAGGAGAGTCCTGGCTTTACAAGGCACTCACCAAGAGATGGTGGTTCCCCGACCTCTACAACCAGATTTCCTGGAAGTTCGGTTACGGAGTCGCAAAGGGAGTCAACTATGTCGACAGGCAGATCGTGGACGGAACCGTCAACGGACTGTCAAGCGCCGTCGTCGGCGGAGGAGATGTCATGAGCAAGGTCCAGACCGGACACGTGCAGGACTACTCGTCCATCGTGCTGATCGGAGTATCGTTCTTCTCCGTCCTGATTGTGGTTGTATACGCATTACTGGGAGGTTTCTGA
- a CDS encoding NADH:ubiquinone oxidoreductase subunit 6 (chain J), with protein sequence MGIIYDFIVDIWTGVVDFASYAIENLDLVAFLILAAITILAALYVVHDKEVMHSAFYLALVFLCVGLFYFFLEAEFLGVIQMLVYVGAITILFAFSVMLTRRYIVTKEDDSDE encoded by the coding sequence ATGGGAATTATTTATGATTTCATTGTGGATATTTGGACCGGAGTCGTGGATTTCGCTTCATATGCGATCGAGAACCTCGACCTCGTAGCGTTCCTTATCCTCGCAGCAATCACAATCCTTGCTGCATTATACGTGGTTCATGACAAGGAGGTCATGCACAGCGCGTTCTATCTGGCCCTCGTGTTCCTCTGCGTGGGACTCTTCTACTTCTTCCTTGAAGCGGAGTTCCTTGGAGTAATACAGATGCTGGTGTACGTCGGTGCAATCACCATCCTGTTCGCATTCAGCGTCATGCTTACCAGAAGATACATAGTAACAAAGGAGGATGATTCCGATGAGTAA
- a CDS encoding 4Fe-4S dicluster domain-containing protein, which produces MAMKYLDKYPKNLAKSLWIMKPVWTAFKLFCKTVVHRPVTVLYPYEKEWIPENYRGRPGLRFDRCVGCGMCARMCVTQAIKLIEVDDDNGNKVMRPQVNVGRCAFCGYCAEYCPVDAMTVTPEYELAEYTRYDLLYGPRRLNYPNTTPGMEVKLEVTLPSDIANGNPERRVFIFDVDKPELTDSKCIGCKKCSKVCPVEAITMVEKGVNDKGRPIVRPEFDNAKCISCKNCVDACPKDALQIKEVL; this is translated from the coding sequence ATGGCAATGAAATATCTTGATAAGTATCCGAAGAACCTCGCCAAGAGCCTTTGGATCATGAAGCCTGTATGGACAGCCTTCAAGCTCTTCTGCAAGACAGTCGTCCACAGGCCCGTTACAGTCCTCTACCCCTACGAGAAGGAGTGGATTCCCGAGAACTACCGCGGACGCCCCGGACTCAGGTTCGACAGGTGCGTAGGATGCGGTATGTGTGCACGCATGTGCGTCACACAGGCGATCAAGCTCATCGAGGTGGATGACGACAACGGCAACAAGGTAATGAGACCCCAGGTCAACGTCGGAAGGTGCGCATTCTGCGGATACTGCGCAGAGTACTGCCCCGTCGATGCAATGACCGTCACGCCCGAGTACGAGCTGGCCGAGTACACAAGGTACGACCTGCTCTATGGACCTAGGAGGCTCAACTACCCCAACACGACTCCCGGTATGGAGGTCAAGCTGGAAGTTACACTTCCCTCCGATATCGCGAACGGCAACCCTGAGAGGCGTGTCTTCATCTTCGATGTCGACAAGCCCGAGCTCACAGACAGCAAATGTATCGGCTGTAAGAAGTGCTCCAAGGTCTGCCCCGTCGAGGCCATCACCATGGTCGAGAAGGGAGTCAACGACAAGGGAAGGCCCATCGTGCGTCCCGAGTTCGACAACGCGAAGTGCATCTCATGCAAGAACTGTGTGGACGCATGTCCTAAGGATGCTCTTCAGATCAAGGAGGTGCTCTGA
- the nuoK gene encoding NADH-quinone oxidoreductase subunit NuoK, producing MIPMEYFLVLAAILFVIGAYGVLTKSNAIVVLMCIELMLNAANINFVTFAAYNYDIAGQAFVIMSISVAAAEVAVGIAILLNAYKMRKTTELDDAKLTTMRW from the coding sequence ATGATCCCGATGGAGTATTTCCTCGTCCTCGCAGCCATCCTGTTCGTCATCGGTGCGTACGGTGTGCTCACAAAGAGCAACGCGATCGTCGTGCTGATGTGTATCGAGCTCATGCTCAATGCCGCGAACATCAACTTCGTGACATTCGCTGCTTACAACTACGACATAGCCGGACAGGCGTTCGTCATCATGTCAATCTCCGTCGCAGCTGCAGAGGTTGCAGTCGGTATCGCCATCCTGCTCAACGCCTATAAGATGAGGAAGACCACAGAGCTTGACGATGCCAAGCTCACAACGATGAGGTGGTAA
- a CDS encoding NADH-quinone oxidoreductase subunit H: MADYVSILDWINFRDPYANPFTPFLTDNLPYDICYGLWEIIGGTIAWLIDLLFPGNPVSEWLVCDQVLVIFALVLFMLVVFIVAFVVVLLNLWMERKVLGRLMDRRGTMIGMKGFLQCVADGLKTFMKENTIPAKVDKMTYIWCVSLIVGLSCFVACMVPLSDRWYVVNYDTGLLIIMAFYALAPFFILVSGWAQNNKYSLIGGIRAAELMISYEVPMLIIIATVSLLAGSFNIGEIVALQDTVWLIIPMALGFIVFFFCAIAECERPPFDIAEAETELVEGWQTEYAGMKWGLIMLADYLRGSVSCGMVAIMFLGGWTLPFIGGTALPEIVFLIKAWFVFFLMILVRGAIARVRPDQILNLGWKVFMPLAVFNLAIAVFLKIGGIY; the protein is encoded by the coding sequence ATGGCAGATTACGTATCTATATTGGATTGGATCAACTTCAGGGATCCCTACGCCAACCCCTTCACACCTTTCCTGACGGACAACCTTCCGTACGATATCTGTTACGGACTCTGGGAGATCATCGGCGGAACAATCGCATGGCTTATCGACCTGCTCTTCCCTGGCAACCCGGTCTCCGAGTGGCTGGTGTGCGACCAGGTATTGGTCATCTTCGCATTGGTCCTCTTCATGCTCGTCGTCTTCATCGTGGCATTCGTCGTGGTCCTGCTCAATCTATGGATGGAGCGTAAGGTCCTCGGAAGGCTGATGGACAGGCGCGGAACAATGATCGGAATGAAGGGATTCCTTCAGTGTGTCGCGGACGGTCTTAAGACCTTCATGAAAGAGAACACAATCCCCGCGAAAGTCGACAAGATGACATACATCTGGTGTGTCTCGCTTATCGTCGGTCTTTCTTGTTTTGTCGCTTGTATGGTGCCCCTGTCCGACAGATGGTATGTCGTGAACTATGACACCGGACTTTTGATCATCATGGCGTTCTACGCCCTTGCCCCGTTCTTCATCCTGGTTTCCGGATGGGCACAGAACAACAAGTACTCCCTTATCGGAGGAATCAGGGCAGCAGAACTGATGATCTCTTACGAAGTCCCGATGCTCATCATCATCGCCACCGTCTCCCTGCTCGCAGGAAGCTTCAACATCGGCGAAATCGTTGCACTTCAGGACACAGTTTGGCTTATCATCCCGATGGCCCTCGGTTTCATCGTCTTCTTCTTCTGCGCAATCGCAGAGTGTGAGAGGCCCCCCTTCGACATCGCCGAAGCAGAGACTGAGCTGGTCGAGGGATGGCAGACCGAGTACGCAGGAATGAAGTGGGGACTTATCATGCTCGCAGACTACCTCAGAGGTTCAGTCTCGTGCGGTATGGTCGCCATCATGTTCCTCGGAGGATGGACTCTCCCCTTCATCGGCGGAACAGCCCTTCCTGAGATCGTGTTCCTTATCAAGGCATGGTTCGTGTTCTTCCTGATGATCCTCGTCAGAGGAGCAATCGCTCGTGTCAGGCCCGATCAGATCCTTAACCTCGGTTGGAAGGTCTTCATGCCTTTGGCAGTGTTCAACCTCGCAATCGCTGTATTCCTTAAGATTGGAGGGATCTACTGA
- a CDS encoding NAD(P)/FAD-dependent oxidoreductase yields MDEVDVLIVGSGPAGSVAARYAAMKGASVMFLERRPTVGVPVRCGEFMPSDEEILNMFPKLKDMDSLFDIPEEFRCLNTVGIDLINPDGKVTVLDFNGYTTDRDRFDQYLAKRAQEEGAVLSTDHAFQKIEDGVARTSKGDIKYKVIIGADGPGSMVARNLGLQKNRNPYPAMTAQVKGDYGNHTHMFFGGIAPGAYGWIIPKDGRANIGVGMSPKFSNGSLRAYFDKFVDKNGLEPVTKVQGKYVPSEGPIPKTVSGNGMVVGDAAGQVISVNGGGIPLAMIAGRICGNVAADNINNGTSLQAYETEWRDIMEKPLKLAAFNKKLADTFAFRSDFTTKMCMGILGKRRMGNLIRCKRIFP; encoded by the coding sequence ATGGACGAGGTCGATGTTCTCATAGTAGGTTCCGGACCGGCAGGAAGCGTCGCTGCAAGATATGCGGCGATGAAAGGCGCCAGCGTCATGTTCCTGGAGAGACGCCCCACAGTGGGAGTTCCCGTCAGATGCGGCGAGTTCATGCCATCCGACGAGGAGATCCTGAACATGTTCCCAAAGCTGAAGGACATGGATTCACTTTTCGACATCCCTGAGGAATTCCGCTGTCTGAATACAGTCGGCATAGACCTCATAAACCCCGACGGGAAGGTCACCGTATTGGATTTCAACGGATACACTACCGACAGGGACAGATTCGACCAGTATCTTGCCAAGCGTGCCCAGGAAGAGGGTGCGGTTCTCAGTACCGACCATGCATTCCAGAAGATCGAGGATGGCGTGGCCAGGACAAGCAAGGGCGACATCAAGTACAAGGTCATCATAGGTGCGGACGGGCCCGGATCCATGGTCGCAAGGAATCTGGGGCTCCAGAAGAACAGGAACCCCTATCCCGCGATGACCGCACAGGTCAAGGGAGATTACGGCAACCATACGCATATGTTCTTCGGCGGAATCGCCCCCGGGGCATACGGATGGATCATCCCCAAGGACGGACGCGCCAACATCGGAGTAGGTATGTCCCCCAAGTTCTCGAACGGCTCGCTGAGGGCATATTTCGATAAGTTCGTCGACAAGAACGGTCTCGAACCCGTCACCAAGGTCCAGGGGAAGTACGTTCCCAGCGAGGGACCGATCCCAAAGACGGTATCCGGAAACGGAATGGTCGTCGGAGATGCCGCAGGACAGGTCATCTCCGTCAACGGAGGAGGGATCCCGCTCGCCATGATAGCAGGCCGTATCTGCGGTAACGTCGCTGCAGATAACATCAACAACGGCACATCTCTTCAGGCATACGAGACCGAGTGGAGGGACATCATGGAGAAGCCCCTCAAACTGGCCGCATTCAACAAGAAGCTCGCGGACACGTTCGCATTCAGGTCTGATTTCACAACAAAGATGTGCATGGGGATCCTAGGAAAGCGCAGGATGGGCAATCTCATCAGGTGCAAGAGGATCTTCCCATGA
- a CDS encoding NADH-quinone oxidoreductase subunit M, whose protein sequence is MSMILSSLILLPLIGAIVALFMGGAREAYAKYVAIGFSAITLVIATLLMFGLFGDFDTLGESFEWISTSTFIMNYALSVDGLSILMVFLTALLCLLVNVFSLDEHRENNNYFYALIMAMEVGLMGVYMAADYFLFYIMWEITLIPMFFMISWYGGPRRHYSAIKFFIYTHVASLVMLIGIFAMGYEAAGATGIVDFSFEAIKNGIASVAVSTQSLIFALLFFGFMVKMPSVPFHTWLPDAHTEAPTEGSVLLAGVMLKMGSYGIIRICIEALPDAASYWQWVIIVIALISIIYGAYGCIAQTDLKKMVAFSSISHMGMVMLGIGCLSDAGITFAVFQMFAHGLITAMLFMVCGMTGHKVGTREIPLLGGLAGRMPVYATFMMIAFMASLGLPGLVGFWGEFPVIMAFYEFILENDVIWMILFCMLSLMLTAGYYLWAMQRTLFGPETTKIDLNKAHDVGHYEFAVLLVLAILVALFGVWPDAALQFIDPYVDALFGVI, encoded by the coding sequence ATGAGTATGATACTTTCAAGTCTGATCCTGCTCCCCTTGATTGGAGCCATCGTGGCCTTGTTCATGGGAGGAGCGAGAGAGGCATACGCTAAGTACGTCGCAATCGGATTCTCCGCGATAACTCTGGTCATCGCAACACTCCTGATGTTCGGTCTCTTCGGAGACTTCGATACACTCGGAGAGAGCTTCGAATGGATCAGTACATCGACGTTCATCATGAACTACGCCCTGTCCGTTGACGGACTCAGCATCCTGATGGTCTTCCTGACCGCACTGCTCTGTCTCCTCGTCAACGTGTTCTCGCTCGACGAGCACAGGGAGAACAACAACTACTTCTACGCACTGATCATGGCGATGGAAGTCGGTCTCATGGGTGTTTACATGGCAGCCGACTACTTCCTGTTCTACATCATGTGGGAGATCACTCTCATTCCGATGTTCTTCATGATCTCATGGTATGGAGGACCCCGCAGGCACTACTCTGCTATCAAGTTCTTCATCTACACACACGTCGCATCACTTGTGATGCTGATCGGTATCTTCGCAATGGGATACGAGGCAGCCGGTGCAACCGGAATCGTCGACTTCAGCTTCGAGGCAATCAAGAACGGAATCGCTTCCGTCGCAGTCTCGACTCAGTCCCTGATCTTCGCACTGCTGTTCTTCGGATTCATGGTCAAGATGCCTTCCGTACCCTTCCATACTTGGCTTCCGGACGCACACACAGAGGCACCTACCGAGGGATCCGTCCTTCTGGCCGGTGTCATGCTTAAGATGGGATCATACGGTATCATCCGTATCTGTATCGAGGCTCTGCCCGACGCAGCATCCTACTGGCAGTGGGTCATCATCGTCATCGCGCTGATATCCATCATCTACGGTGCATACGGATGTATCGCACAGACCGACCTCAAGAAGATGGTCGCGTTCTCGTCAATCAGCCACATGGGAATGGTCATGCTCGGTATCGGATGTCTGTCCGACGCCGGAATAACCTTTGCAGTGTTCCAGATGTTCGCACACGGACTCATCACAGCAATGCTGTTCATGGTCTGCGGTATGACCGGACACAAGGTCGGAACCAGAGAGATCCCTCTCCTCGGAGGATTGGCAGGAAGGATGCCCGTATACGCGACATTCATGATGATCGCATTCATGGCATCCCTTGGACTTCCCGGACTCGTAGGATTCTGGGGAGAGTTCCCTGTCATCATGGCGTTCTACGAGTTCATCCTCGAGAACGATGTGATCTGGATGATCCTGTTCTGTATGCTGTCCCTCATGCTCACCGCAGGATACTACCTGTGGGCCATGCAGAGGACCCTGTTCGGACCTGAGACCACCAAGATCGATCTCAACAAAGCACACGACGTCGGACACTATGAGTTCGCGGTCCTGCTCGTGCTCGCAATCCTTGTCGCACTCTTCGGAGTATGGCCTGATGCGGCACTTCAGTTCATCGACCCCTATGTCGACGCTCTCTTCGGGGTGATTTGA
- a CDS encoding NADH-quinone oxidoreductase subunit D, whose translation MADSLVPVLEAQEKMDTDKMWVIWGPQHPFSHGLWTLKLKIDGEFCVDADPIVGYLHRGWEKETENRDYARIIPMTDRLCYCASMTYSHLYCMTVEKALGIDIPEKAKYIRIVADEVCRIQSHLMWLAAVGTDMGNLTVFLWAMREREYFLDLNVKLCGARMTTNFPRIGGVRNDTTELFDRDILRTVDRFEKAMWDIIYLIDDSSVFVSRMRKISYLTREQCANMGLTGPAMRGCGVDFDIRRDDPYDNYDKVDFEVPVLNKDTKVGDTYDRYMIRIEEMFQSCDIIRQAVKKIEAIGKNAPYRIKTPTKVPAGTTFGRLEDPRGESIMYLVSDGTDKPYRLKVRSPIFTNVSCSKVMCEGVRIADVPAVLAQIDMCLGETDR comes from the coding sequence ATGGCAGATTCGCTTGTACCCGTATTAGAAGCACAAGAGAAGATGGACACAGACAAGATGTGGGTTATCTGGGGTCCCCAGCACCCGTTCTCTCACGGTCTTTGGACACTCAAGCTGAAGATCGACGGAGAGTTCTGCGTTGACGCAGATCCTATCGTCGGATATCTTCACCGCGGTTGGGAGAAGGAGACTGAGAACAGGGACTACGCAAGGATCATCCCCATGACCGACCGTCTCTGCTACTGTGCATCAATGACATATTCTCACCTCTACTGCATGACAGTGGAGAAGGCCCTCGGAATCGATATTCCTGAGAAGGCCAAATACATCAGAATCGTAGCTGACGAGGTGTGCCGTATCCAGTCGCACCTCATGTGGCTCGCTGCAGTCGGAACCGACATGGGTAACCTGACCGTGTTCCTCTGGGCAATGAGGGAGAGGGAGTACTTCCTGGACCTCAACGTCAAACTGTGCGGTGCCAGGATGACCACGAACTTCCCCCGTATCGGAGGAGTCAGGAACGACACGACCGAGCTGTTCGACAGGGATATTCTGAGGACAGTCGACCGTTTCGAGAAGGCAATGTGGGACATCATCTACCTCATCGACGACTCTTCAGTCTTCGTATCAAGGATGAGGAAGATCAGCTACCTCACACGCGAGCAGTGTGCCAACATGGGTCTCACTGGTCCCGCAATGAGGGGTTGCGGTGTCGATTTCGATATCCGCCGTGACGACCCCTACGACAACTATGACAAGGTCGACTTCGAGGTCCCGGTCCTCAACAAGGACACCAAGGTCGGAGACACGTACGACAGGTACATGATCCGTATCGAGGAGATGTTCCAGTCCTGCGATATCATCAGGCAGGCAGTCAAGAAGATCGAGGCAATCGGAAAGAACGCACCCTACAGGATCAAGACCCCCACAAAGGTCCCCGCCGGAACAACATTCGGAAGGCTCGAGGATCCCCGTGGAGAGTCCATCATGTACCTCGTATCCGACGGTACAGACAAGCCTTACAGGCTTAAGGTGCGCAGTCCGATCTTTACGAACGTTTCATGCTCCAAGGTAATGTGCGAGGGAGTCAGGATCGCAGATGTTCCTGCAGTTCTGGCCCAGATCGACATGTGTCTCGGAGAGACTGACAGGTGA
- a CDS encoding NADH-quinone oxidoreductase subunit C yields the protein MAEVYQSPSIEEITNALTTNFSGVEIISTEERRVKAKCPREISHDVCQFIHDNLTFEHCSVVTAVDYIDHLMVVYLLSNYYNGIMIDLDVDVPADDLHIACVTDIWQGANWHERETWELFGIVFDNHPRLERLLTPQSYEFFPFRKSYKLRSQE from the coding sequence ATGGCAGAAGTCTATCAGAGTCCTTCAATCGAGGAGATCACAAACGCCCTCACAACAAACTTCTCCGGAGTGGAGATCATCTCCACAGAGGAGCGCAGGGTCAAGGCAAAATGCCCCAGGGAGATCTCCCATGATGTTTGCCAATTCATCCACGACAACCTCACGTTCGAGCACTGCTCCGTCGTGACCGCCGTGGACTACATCGACCATCTGATGGTCGTTTACCTCTTGTCCAACTACTACAACGGAATCATGATCGACCTCGACGTCGACGTCCCGGCCGACGATCTCCACATCGCCTGTGTCACCGACATCTGGCAGGGAGCGAACTGGCATGAGAGGGAGACATGGGAACTGTTCGGAATCGTCTTCGACAACCACCCGAGGCTGGAGAGGCTGCTCACACCGCAGTCCTACGAATTCTTCCCCTTCAGGAAGTCATACAAACTCAGGAGTCAGGAGTGA
- a CDS encoding NADH-quinone oxidoreductase subunit N — MFFLLIGALIMPGVQMFIKKHTVTWALALVFVLLAFFADVILLTNDVTGEYLGVRLNTYTTLMSMLFLIVLFLVVLVSNVSTETTKNHSGAYYALLFGATLGMLFVAGSSSLLTIFVGVELTSISSYALVALKRRDGRASEAAVKYAIIGGMSTALTLYGISMVYGVGGTLDITRLAVVVAASDGFSWAFAVGIICMIAGYGFKIAAVPFHMWAPDVYEGAATPVSMFLATGSKKMGLAVFIQVFMAMFILSSTVGDIAGLTVQYIFAVLAAITMTVGNVVAIAQSNIKRMLAYSSIAQAGYILIILAVMTPQAEAAGIFHMFTHVFMKGGAFLIVGGLICAGIGEKISDYRGLAKRAPFLAAAMMLFLFSLAGIPPLAGFTSKFFLFASAVGTPGEADGTWIWLAFVAILNSAISLYYYARVVKAMYIEKGESTEKVKIPTIFTVAIVICLVFVIVLGVYPDLIYGFCEDATLFLF, encoded by the coding sequence ATGTTCTTCCTGCTCATCGGCGCATTGATCATGCCCGGAGTGCAGATGTTCATCAAGAAGCACACAGTGACCTGGGCTCTCGCCCTCGTCTTCGTTCTGTTGGCCTTCTTTGCCGATGTCATCCTGCTGACCAACGATGTCACCGGAGAGTATCTCGGTGTCAGGCTGAACACATACACCACACTGATGAGCATGCTCTTCCTGATCGTGCTGTTCCTGGTAGTCCTCGTCTCCAACGTGAGCACGGAGACCACCAAGAACCACTCCGGAGCATACTACGCACTGCTCTTCGGTGCAACACTCGGTATGCTGTTCGTGGCAGGCTCCAGCAGTCTGCTCACGATCTTCGTCGGAGTCGAGCTTACCAGTATCTCCTCATATGCGCTCGTCGCGCTGAAGAGGAGGGACGGCAGGGCTTCCGAGGCAGCGGTCAAGTACGCCATCATCGGAGGAATGTCCACTGCACTGACCCTGTACGGTATCTCGATGGTCTACGGGGTAGGAGGTACCCTCGATATCACTCGTCTCGCAGTAGTCGTTGCGGCATCGGACGGATTCTCCTGGGCATTTGCAGTCGGAATAATCTGTATGATCGCCGGTTACGGTTTCAAAATCGCAGCAGTGCCCTTCCACATGTGGGCACCCGATGTGTACGAGGGAGCGGCCACACCTGTATCAATGTTCCTGGCAACAGGATCGAAGAAGATGGGTCTGGCAGTGTTCATCCAGGTCTTCATGGCGATGTTCATCCTCTCATCTACAGTCGGCGACATCGCCGGACTGACGGTACAGTACATCTTCGCGGTTCTCGCGGCCATCACAATGACCGTCGGAAACGTCGTCGCAATCGCACAGAGCAACATCAAGAGGATGTTGGCCTACTCATCGATCGCACAGGCAGGATACATCCTGATCATCCTGGCGGTCATGACACCTCAGGCAGAGGCGGCAGGTATCTTCCACATGTTCACCCACGTGTTCATGAAGGGAGGAGCCTTCCTCATCGTCGGAGGACTCATCTGTGCCGGTATCGGCGAGAAGATCTCTGATTACAGAGGACTCGCAAAGAGAGCACCCTTCCTTGCTGCAGCGATGATGTTGTTCCTGTTCTCATTGGCAGGAATACCCCCGCTCGCAGGATTCACATCCAAGTTCTTCCTGTTCGCTTCCGCCGTGGGAACCCCCGGAGAGGCTGACGGAACCTGGATCTGGTTGGCATTCGTTGCCATCTTGAACTCCGCGATTTCGCTGTACTATTACGCAAGAGTGGTCAAGGCCATGTACATCGAGAAAGGAGAGTCGACCGAGAAGGTCAAGATCCCCACGATCTTCACCGTCGCGATCGTCATCTGTCTGGTGTTCGTCATCGTTCTCGGAGTATACCCTGACCTGATCTACGGATTCTGCGAGGACGCGACGCTGTTCCTGTTTTAA